One genomic segment of Scylla paramamosain isolate STU-SP2022 chromosome 9, ASM3559412v1, whole genome shotgun sequence includes these proteins:
- the LOC135103796 gene encoding uncharacterized protein LOC135103796, whose amino-acid sequence MWEKLLRDIKVNLLSSDLMPLKFLFFMLYAANTTLYPYLAVHMQALGFGADKAGVLLAITPLVAIMGPPVAGAIADKLGNFKLFFSGVVAVSGMLSLLLLVIPPVPIPLGFSLTLITDHHQSEHPSGKEINKLAEVLPKEETGHHVDAEYLQFIVITNQTGCDIYDEYQTSMDGLNQVDIGSAEPMATVNITRILKHKNFSLMAVTTHHPLFCPDDLPLVRLSKGAEDLLPEILVDYNTSGLNRTVNGSVADTETDAWWRSGCDVKVPGLCEPHHADIIGAENLSFWTYLFARSLLNGALNAAFALFEGATLSLLKKHGGDYGLQRVWGYIGCMVFTPFSGWLIDTMSHDIHVPDYRPAFYLFVGLQGLAGLVALSVDLKFKTPCEQVMKNIWMLLQNPEVIMLFLAMTLSGAFFGFLEAFLFWFLGDLGASRSLMGLTVTMGAASALPFLIFMSPIVNKFGHIGVIAAGFLMYALRFAGYASIYNPVSALYFEALEGVTIGLMLSAGMTYACELSTTKNVVSLQALSGTLYYGVGKGAGCLVGGYMYHHLGARKTFRMMTVASLLSAIIFLIFQIYIQHRNRLRELNLTGTEKEDLLKKEEEENLKLKNLKLVKLERVKIKSKKWRKGKRGSLQVDAQENGVLQLRRVTLVDAETQTEPVQFACTLAIPESDEEE is encoded by the exons CCAACACCACACTCTACCCGTACCTGGCCGTGCACATGCAGGCTCTGGGCTTCGGGGCGGACAAGGCCGGGGTGCTCCTGGCCATCACGCCCCTCGTAGCCATCATGGGGCCTCCCGTCGCTGGCGCCATTGCGGATAAGCTGGGGAACTTCAAG CTGTTCTTCTCCGGGGTGGTGGCCGTGTCGGGAATGCTGTCCTTGCTCCTGCTCGTCATCCCTCCCGTGCCCATCCCCCTTGgcttctccctcaccctcatcaCGGACCACCACCAGTCTGAACACCCCAGCGGCAAAG AGATCAACAAGCTGGCGGAGGTGCTGCCGAAGGAAGAGACGGGGCACCACGTGGACGCTGAGTACCTGCAGTTTATTGTCATCACCAACCAGACAGGCTGCGACATCTATGACGAGTACCAGACCTCCATGGACGGTCTCaaccag gTAGACATCGGGTCAGCGGAACCAATGGCGACCGTCAACATAACAAGAATTCTCAAGCACAAAAACTTTTCCCTGATGGCGGTCACCACGCATCACCCGCTCTTCTGCCCCGACGACCTGCCCCTCGTGCGACTCTCCAAGGGCGCCGAGGACCTGCTGCCGGAGATCCTGGTGGACTACAACACCTCCGGACTCAATAGGACAGTGAATGGAAGCGTGGCGGATACGGAGACGGATGCGTGGTGGAGGTCAGGCTGTGATGTGAAGGTGCCTGGTCTGTGCGAGCCTCACCACGCGGATATCATTGGCGCGGAAAATTTGAGCTTCTGGACCTATCTCTTCGCGCGGAGTCTCCTGAACGGCGCCCTCAATGCGGCTTTTGCGCTCTTCGAAGGCGCCACGCTCTCGCTCTTGAAGAAACACGGCGGGGATTATGGCttgcaaag ggtgTGGGGCTACATCGGGTGCATGGTGTTCACGCCCTTCTCCGGCTGGCTGATAGACACGATGAGTCACGATATCCACGTCCCAGATTACAG GCCGGCGTTCTACCTGTTCGTGGGACTGCAGGGCCTGGCGGGGCTGGTGGCGCTCTCCGTGGACCTGAAGTTCAAGACCCCGTGTGAGCAAGTCATGAAGAACATCTGGATGCTGCTACAGAATCCCGAGGTGATCATGTTGTTCCTCGCCATGACGCTCTCAG GAGCCTTCTTCGGGTTCCTGGAGGCGTTCCTGTTCTGGTTCCTGGGTGACCTCGGGGCCTCACGCTCCCTCATGGGTCTGACGGTGACCATGGGAGCCGCCAGCGCCTTACCCTTCCTTATCTTTATGTCCCCCATCGTCAACAAGTTTGGACACATTGGAGTCATCGCGGCGGGCTTCCTCATGTATGCCCTCAGGTTTGCcg GTTACGCGTCCATATACAATCCAGTGAGCGCCCTGTACTTCGAGGCTCTAGAGGGCGTCACCATCGGGCTCATGCTGTCTGCCGGCATGACCTACGCCTGTGAGCTGTCCACCACCAAGAACGTGGTGTCCCTGCAGGCCCTCAGCGGCACCCTCTACTATGGCGTGG GCAAGGGCGCGGGCTGCCTGGTGGGGGGCTACATGTACCACCACCTGGGCGCACGCAAAACTTTCCGCATGATGACAGTAGCCAGCCTTCTCTCTGccatcatcttcctcatcttccaaaTCTACATCCAGCACCGCAACAGACTAAGGGAACTGAACCTTACCGGGACGGAGAAGGAAGATCtgctgaagaaggaggaggaggagaacctgAAGCTGAAGAATTTGAAGCTGGTTAAGTTGGAGCGAGTCAAGATCAAGAGTAAGAAGTGGCGTAAGGGAAAACGGGGCAGTCTGCAGGTGGACGCACAAGAAAACGGAGTCCTGCAGCTTAGAAGGGTAACTCTAGTAGACGCGGAGACTCAGACGGAGCCTGTACAGTTTGCTTGCACGCTTGCTATTCCTGAGAGTGACGAGGAGGAGTGA